In the Brassica napus cultivar Da-Ae chromosome A7, Da-Ae, whole genome shotgun sequence genome, one interval contains:
- the LOC106356134 gene encoding GDSL esterase/lipase At2g19010-like, with translation MVEEVLSKVFWVVAATVFAAATVGYAQQVPCYFIFGDSVFDSGNNNNLQTKAKVNFLPYGIDFAKGPTGRFTNGRTITDFIGELSGFKDFIPPFARASLENAHIGMNYASGAGGLREETSEHLGGRISLRNQILNHKKVIKKVNVPLHRLEQCLYAISIGSNDYVNNYFMSKPYNTSRRFKPNQYAHSLILLYHTHLKSLHHLGARKVALFSISKIGCTPKMIRSHGGGKGCAREVNTAVAIFNKNLEDLVQDFNKNVHGAKFTYVDIFSGGDPLAFKVLGFKIRHKACCTLSPGEELCAPNKPVCGNRSEYVFWDDIHSSEATNMMMARSSFDGPLGSPYSIASLLKQ, from the exons atggtTGAAGAAGTATTATCTAAAGTATTTTGGGTCGTTGCTGCTACCGTGTTTGCAGCTGCAACGGTGGGTTACGCGCAGCAAGTGCCATGTTACTTCATCTTTGGAGATTCAGTTTTTGATAGTGGCAACAACAATAACTTGCAAACTAAGGCAAAAGTTAACTTTTTACCTTATGGTATTGACTTTGCCAAAGGCCCAACTGGCCGGTTCACCAATGGCCGCACTATCACAGATTTTATCG gtgaACTCTCGGGTTTTAAGGATTTCATTCCGCCATTCGCCAGAGCATCACTAGAAAACGCTCACATCGGGATGAACTATGCTTCTGGTGCAGGCGGACTCCGTGAAGAAACTAGTGAACATTTG GGTGGTCGAATAAGTCTAAGAAACCAAATACTAAACCACAAGAAGGTGATAAAGAAAGTGAATGTGCCATTACATAGACTGGAACAATGCCTCTATGCAATCAGCATCGGAAGCAACGATTACGTCAACAACTACTTCATGTCAAAACCATACAACACGAGTCGCCGTTTTAAGCCTAATCAATATGCACATTCTCTCATCTTACTCTATCATACTCATTTGAAG AGTTTGCACCACTTAGGAGCGCGGAAAGTGGCACTTTTTTCAATCAGTAAGATTGGTTGCACACCAAAGATGATTAGGTCCCATGGTGGCGGAAAAGGTTGTGCGAGAGAGGTGAACACTGCAGTGGCAATCTTCAATAAGAACCTAGAAGACCTTGTACAAGATTTCAATAAGAACGTCCATGGTGCTAAGTTCACCTATGTTGATATCTTCTCTGGTGGAGATCCCTTAGCTTTCAAAGTTTTAG GATTTAAGATTAGACACAAGGCTTGTTGTACATTATCTCCCGGGGAAGAACTTTGCGCACCAAACAAACCAGTTTGTGGAAACCGGAGTGAATATGTCTTTTGGGATGATATTCATAGCTCCGAAGCCACTAATATGATGATGGCTAGAAGCTCGTTTGATGGACCTCTAGGTAGTCCGTACAGCATTGCCAGCCTTTTGAAGCAATAA
- the LOC106356135 gene encoding uncharacterized protein LOC106356135, with protein MSTKFILLPFLLLIMFVTSSQASRQLWDSEFHDFFSKSGLHGINKVHGIQGFHHGTHGIPKFPGTGNFMSGVHTCSMQGPCKGKKLKCPETCYKSTNINKEGYKSTSKSGGCSFDCTTKCSATCSS; from the coding sequence ATGTCTACAAAATTTATCCTTCTACCTTTTCTTCTCCTAATCATGTTTGTCACTTCATCTCAAGCAAGTCGTCAACTCTGGGATAGTGAATTCCACGATTTTTTCTCCAAATCCGGGCTCCATGGGATTAATAAGGTTCACGGGATTCAAGGGTTTCATCATGGGACTCATGGGATTCCTAAGTTTCCCGGAACTGGAAATTTTATGAGTGGCGTACATACATGCAGCATGCAAGGACCTTGTAAAGGTAAGAAGTTGAAGTGTCCAGAGACGTGCTACAAATCAACCAACATTAACAAGGAAGGTTATAAAAGCACTAGCAAGAGCGGAGGATGTTCATTTGACTGTACGACAAAGTGTAGCGCCACTTGTTCATCATAA
- the LOC106391070 gene encoding protein ALTERED PHOSPHATE STARVATION RESPONSE 1, whose protein sequence is MGCSHSKLDDEESVQICKDRKRFIKQAIEHRTKFASSHIAYIQSLRKVSDALHDFIQGDNYKPPHDFLQDSFVTPVKRLPPSRSHRRSSSRSGGGGGGGEFITISPSSMPPAKMIQDKPRTKVRASYLMANRTRPVRVEERSPETFRVESFSPPPSHEADGFFGMNMNMNMNTSAASSSSFWNPLSSPEQQRLSTHNIPPPSPQNSQWDFFWNPFSSLDYYGYNNSYDRGSVDNNRSGGMDDEIRGLRRVREEEGIPDLEEDDEPQPPQPVRFHTPKVVVEESKSCCKEEVKVEDVDDNDDDDDEDDDEFTDSGCEESENEGDEKCVGKKEQRTVEVPRVETTGSVVVEEVKNVVNVAKRETPGFTVYVNRRPTSMAEVIKDLEDQFTTICDAAKEVSGLLEASRAQYAPSSSDHSAMKKLNPVALFRSGSSRSSSSRFLLTSSSGGSKESGSESRSDGSDESCMVSGSHQTTLDKLFAWEKKLYDEVKSGERVRRAYEKKCMQLRNQDVKGDDPFAVDKTRATIRDLDTQIKVSIHSIESISKRIETLRDQELLPQLLELVKGLTRMWQVMAESHQIQKRTLDEAKMLLAGTPVSKRHKKRQQQQPSIMPETINSQRLAQSALNLEAQLRNWRGCFEFWITSQRSYMTALSGWLLRCLRCDPDPDKVRLSSCPHPIYRVCIQWSRLLNSLNEKPVLDKLEFFASGMGSVYARQVREDPNWSGGGSRRYSGSESLDLVLADRVGEEDVVMTAEKLAEVAVKVLCHGMSVAVSSLAEFAINSADEHSKLVNQPEEAADAKPDVNSNS, encoded by the exons atgggATGTTCTCATTCGAAGCTAGACGACGAGGAATCAGTTCAGATCTGTAAAGACAGGAAACGTTTCATCAAACAAGCGATAGAACACAGAACCAAGTTCGCTTCTAGTCACATTGCTTATATCCAGTCCCTTAGAAAAGTCTCTGACGCTCTCCATGACTTCATCCAAGGAGACAACTACAAGCCTCCTCACGACTTTCTTCAGGACTCATTCGTGACTCCTGTTAAGAGACTACCACCGAGCAGAAGCCACCGCCGTAGCAGCAGCAGGAGCGGCGGCGGAGGTGGAGGTGGTGAGTTCATAACGATTTCACCTTCTTCTATGCCTCCTGCTAAAATGATTCAAGATAAGCCAAGAACGAAGGTGAGAGCGAGTTACTTGATGGCTAACAGAACCAGACCGGTTCGTGTTGAAGAGAGGTCTCCTGAAACGTTTCGTGTTGAGTCATTCTCACCTCCTCCTAGTCATGAAGCAGATGGTTTCTTTGGGatgaatatgaatatgaatatgAACACTTctgcagcttcttcttcttcgttttggAACCCTTTGAGCTCTCCTGAGCAACAGAGGTTGAGTACTCATAACATTCCACCTCCTTCACCGCAGAACTCTCAGTGGGACTTCTTCTGGAATCCCTTCTCTTCTTTGGATTATTATGGATATAACAATAGTTATGATAGAGGAAGTGTTGATAATAATAGGAGTGGTGGTATGGATGATGAGATTAGAGGACTGAGACGTGTTCGTGAGGAAGAAGGGATTCCAGAtttggaagaagatgatgaacctCAACCTCCTCAGCCTGTGAGGTTTCATACTCCTAAAGTAGTAGTTGAAGAAAGTAAGAGTTGTTGCAAGGAGGAAGTTAAAGTTGAAGATGTTGAtgacaatgatgatgatgatgatgaagatgatgatgagttTACTGATAGTGGCTGTGAAGAAAGTGAGAACGAGGGAGATGAGAAATGCGTTGGGAAGAAAGAACAGCGAACAGTTGAGGTGCCTAGAGTTGAAACTACAGGGAGTGTTGTTGTTGAAGAGGTGAAGAATGTTGTTAACGTTGCTAAAAGAGAGACGCCAGGCTTCACGGTGTATGTGAACAGGAGACCAACGAGCATGGCAGAGGTAATCAAAGATCTTGAAGATCAGTTCACAACTATATGCGACGCGGCTAAAGAAGTCTCGGGGCTCTTGGAAGCTAGCAGAGCTCAGTACGCACCATCCTCTAGTGATCACAGTG CAATGAAAAAGCTGAATCCAGTAGCTTTGTTCCGCTCCGGTTCATCAAGATCTTCCTCTTCAAGATTCTTGctcacttcttcttctggtgGTTCAAAGGAGAGTGGCTCTGAGAGCAGAAGCGATGGTTCAGATGAGTCTTGCATGGTTTCAGGTAGCCACCAGACAACATTGGACAAACTTTTCGCGTGGGAGAAGAAGCTCTACGATGAAGTTAAG TCTGGAGAGCGTGTTAGAAGAGCATACGAGAAGAAATGCATGCAGCTGAGGAATCAAGATGTTAAAGGAGATGATCCTTTTGCAGTTGATAAAACAAGAGCTACCATCAGAGACCTAGACACGCAGATAAAGGTCTCTATACACTCTATTGAATCTATCTCCAAAAGGATTGAGACTCTTCGTGACCAAGAACTGTTGCCTCAGCTTCTCGAGCTCGTTAAAGG ATTAACAAGGATGTGGCAAGTGATGGCAGAGAGTCATCAAATACAGAAACGAACACTGGACGAAGCTAAAATGTTACTTGCAGGGACACCAGTCTCAAAGCGTCACAAGaagagacaacaacaacaaccttcAATAATGCCAGAGACCATCAACTCACAAAGATTAGCTCAATCTGCACTGAATCTTGAAGCTCAGCTTCGAAACTGGAGAGGCTGTTTCGAGTTCTGGATCACGTCTCAAAGATCCTACATGACAGCATTATCCGGTTGGCTACTCAGATGTCTTAGATGTGATCCTGACCCTGACAAAGTTAGACTATCCTCATGTCCTCACCCGATATACCGAGTCTGCATCCAGTGGTCGAGGCTGCTCAACAGCTTGAACGAGAAGCCGGTTCTGGACAAACTTGAGTTCTTTGCCTCTGGGATGGGTTCAGTCTACGCAAGACAGGTTAGGGAAGATCCGAACTGGAGTGGAGGCGGGTCAAGAAGGTATTCCGGGTCAGAGAGCTTGGACCTTGTGTTGGCTGATAGggtgggagaagaagatgttgtgATGACTGCTGAGAAGCTTGCAGAGGTTGCTGTTAAAGTTCTCTGCCATGGGATGTCTGTTGCAGTGAGTTCACTCGCTGAGTTTGCTATCAACTCGGCTGATGAACACTCAAAGCTTGTTAACCAACCAGAGGAAGCTGCTGACGCCAAGCCGGATGTAAATTCCAATTCCTAa
- the LOC125576659 gene encoding mitochondrial outer membrane import complex protein METAXIN-like, whose protein sequence is MEGDQDTSGGFTLVTRKPCFGLPTACPNCLPAYIYLKLAQLPFQLAFNSTFPDSDELPYFETGTYVAYNNEEGGVIEKLKKDGVVNLDSQLQSLPDYLSLKALILSWLEEALAYEMWVGTEGVSAWKIYYSDLPWVISKVLFYKQTYMAKTRLGIIKENSEEREKQIYKRASDAYEALSTRLGENKFLFEDRPSSLDAFFLSHILFTIQVLPETSVLRTKLLEHGNLVRYAEKLKLEFLEAPSSSSSPPLHSFPSSFSRKGSKPKSKSKTEKTEEEKKFKKRAKFFLAAQFLAVVIYLSVMGGVSNDELEYEDDE, encoded by the exons ATGGAAGGCGATCAAGACACATCGGGTGGTTTCACTTTGGTCACAAGGAAGCCTTGCTTCGGTCTCCCAACAGCTTGCCCTAACTGCCTCCCCGCTTACATATACCTGAAACTAGCCCAGCTTCCTTTTCAACTCGCCTTCAATTCCACCTTCCCTGATTCAG ATGAGCTGCCTTACTTTGAAACGGGTACATATGTTGCGTACAACAATGAAGAGGGAGGAGTGATTGAGAAGCTGAAGAAAGATGGGGTTGTCAATCTTGACTCCCAGCTTCAGTCTCTTCCTGATTATCTCTCCTTGAAGGCTCTCATCTTATCATGGCTTGAAGAAGCGCTTGCTTATGAGATGTGGGTTGGTACCGAGGGAGTATCTGCGTGGAAGATCTACTACTCAGATCTTCCTTGGGTCATCAGCAAGGTCTTGTTTTATAAGCAGACTTACATGGCCAAGACCCGTTTAGGAATCATCAAAGAAAACTCAGAGGAAAGAGAGAAACAG ATATACAAGAGGGCAAGTGATGCATATGAAGCTTTGTCGACTAGGCTAGGCGAGAATAAGTTTCTTTTTGAAGACAG GCCATCGAGTTTGGATGCTTTCTTTCTCTCACACATACTTTTCACAATCCAAGTGCTACCG GAAACATCAGTGCTTCGTACCAAACTTCTGGAACATGGTAATCTTGTCAGATATGCTGAGAAACTCAAGTTGGAGTTCCTTGAagctccttcttcatcttcgtcGCCTCCACTTCACTCATTCCCTTCCTCATTTTCAAGAAAGG GTTCAAAGCCAAAGAGCAAATCAAAGACGGAAAAGactgaagaagagaaaaaattcaagaaaagaGCAAAGTTCTTCCTAGCTGCTCAGTTTCTAGCAGTGGTTATTTACTTATCAGTGATGGGAGGAGTCAGTAACGATGAACTGGAgtatgaagatgatgaatag